A genome region from Penicillium psychrofluorescens genome assembly, chromosome: 3 includes the following:
- a CDS encoding uncharacterized protein (ID:PFLUO_004382-T1.cds;~source:funannotate), with amino-acid sequence MEEDVAVPDGAEKAPPRSDGPQSDRVGSSFDRLPSDVIECILFAVDANTFASLALLNQQWRRISDSTPLYAYHLLRCPAFSSTAAPDTEPTDADNLTDVKRQFLTEVRRNAFDVFLRPRKTLVKLISSSMSSATAFPQGEVFRFSFSGNGQLVLCISSSRIVVLDIGSDPVAVKHELKTRRRALGATIRDDGSMVAVLSSMHQVNIYQLSHQEAKHIQSITLNDAPRDLTFSPTGSVLALAFEDNIEVYAVGSEVLSTERRAARCLRVDSITFSSDGSILLGSPSYGEREGIVTITAPFYTEPGVEASPEEIHRRMWTTQILFPETIDGFSHACLISAHDEGDDSWILGYDNQLATFRAIRMSDIDAGTVYFASPFWDDETWEQHPSMLPTTDIDGELVVLGFQDSGLWLYGIPGQLNVTPTSASYNGIRGSQLCGDHHLGPHASVPRDNVAQLQKIIRQPKVLVRGRQVTDLHGITSACWVRSNSSGPNSRKSSRRLVAVAPGGVLPQNFGEEDIPVDGGRVLLLDFERSTRNGETVELDIEVGETAPKILVEPSSSMDAEVELERRRTRIGRPERPSQPLIPRATRRTASQSALAQIRPNSMAVSNPQHVLNNAGIPDIPYDNTQPRSQDTLHRAATAAASTRDRYDPRNRTNLRRRYLPHESDADNWVPPPPPYQRKADIPLPDGLRQTLLPSTPAAAGAAAEAAGDHGPANIDEPPRNDEPATNDTPQPVPRTRSTRQRQRPQSIAILQRLGTITGSRLGGRNKRNSVVIAVDQYPEAVQPPSMEPSESASQVGRLPQQQPTVALNGVPQSPTRQLFSSSNQPPTANAQPPGFQLPLNTLGESYHHSYAASSPNLAHIPQHAGRLQATPHGSNQTSRQISTRRRVLTEPGRWAPPQSEEWRRRIEDWNENTIKERNRLNRRTKMCIVM; translated from the exons atggaggaggatgttGCTGTGCCCGACGGCGCTGAGAAAGCCCCTCCGCGCTCTGATGGCCCCCAAAGTGATCGTGTTGGCTCGTCCTTCGATCGCCTCCCGTCCGATGTGATTGAGTG TATCCTCTTCGCGGTTGACGCCAACACTTTTGCTTCCTTGGCGCTCCTGAACCAACAGTGGAGGCGGATATCCGATTCCACTCCATTGTATGCATATCACTTGTTGCGCTGTCCGGCATTCTCTTCGACCGCCGCACCTGATACGGAGCCCACTGATGCCGATAACCTCACAGACGTCAAACGCCAGTTCCTGACGGAGGTTCGCCGCAATGCATTCGATGTCTTTCTGCGTCCACGCAAGACTCTGGTGAAATTAATATCGAGTTCTATGAGCTCGGCCACCGCGTTCCCGCAGGGCGAAGTCTTTCGATTCTCATTCTCGGGAAACGGTCAGCTGGTTTTGTGTATCAGCTCTTCCCGAATCGTTGTCCTTGATATTGGAAGTGACCCGGTAGCGGTGAAGCATGAGCTCAAGACTCGAAGACGGGCCTTGGGTGCCACTATCCGTGACGATGGCTCAATGGTTGCCGTGTTGTCGTCCATGCACCAAGTCAACATTTACCAACTCAGCCACCAGGAAGCCAAACACATACAATCTATTACGCTGAACGATGCCCCCCGGGACTTGACGTTCTCTCCAACAGGCAGTGTGCTTGCTTTGGCCTTTGAAGACAATATCGAGGTGTATGCAGTGGGCTCAGAAGTTCTGTCCACGGAACGTCGAGCGGCGCGCTGTCTTCGCGTCGATTCGATCACTTTCTCTTCGGATGGCTCTATACTACTTGGATCACCTAGTTACGGCGAGCGAGAAGGCATCGTCACTATCACCGCGCCATTCTATACGGAACCTGGAGTGGAGGCCTCTCCAGAGGAAATCCACAGGCGGATGTGGACGACTCAGATCCTCTTCCCTGAAACGATCGATGGATTCTCTCATGCCTGTCTTATTTCTGCTCACGACGAAGGAGATGATAGTTGGATTTTAGGGTACGATAACCAGTTGGCAACATTCAGGGCAATCCGGATGAGCGATATCGATGCAGGCACCGTATATTTTGCGAGCCCATTTTGGGACGACGAAACCTGGGAACAGCATCCTAGTATGCTGCCAACTACCGATATTGACGGCGAGCTTGTTGTTCTGGGGTTCCAGGACTCCGGCTTGTGGCTTTACGGGATTCCAGGGCAATTGAATGTTACCCCCACATCTGCGTCTTACAATGGGATCAGAGGCTCTCAGTTATGTGGTGACCACCATCTAGGACCCCATGCCTCTGTGCCTCGTGATAATGTGGCACAGCTTCAAAAAATAATCAGGCAACCAAAGGTTCTCGTCCGTGGTCGCCAGGTGACCGACTTGCACGGGATCACCTCAGCCTGCTGGGTGCGAAGCAACTCGTCAGGTCCCAATTCAAGGAAAAGCAGTCGACGACTTGTAGCTGTGGCGCCCGGCGGCGTGCTCCCACAGAACtttggagaggaggatatccCTGTCGACGGAGGAAGAGTTCTTCTCCTGGACTTTGAGAGATCTACACGCAACGGCGAAACGGTTGAGTTGGACATTGAAGTCGGAGAGACTGCGCCGAAGATACTCGTGGAACCGAGCTCCTCTATGGATGCGGAAGTTGAACTGGAAAGAAGGCGAACTCGCATAGGCCGTCCTGAGCGACCGTCACAGCCTCTTATCCCCCGCGCAACCCGCCGCACTGCAAGTCAATCAGCACTAGCTCAGATTCGTCCAAACAGCATGGCGGTTTCCAACCCACAGCATGTGTTGAACAATGCCGGCATTCCTGATATTCCATATGACAATACTCAACCTCGCTCTCAAGATACACTTCATCGTGCTGCTACCGCGGCAGCATCAACACGCGACCGATACGATCCACGAAATCGAACCAATCTGCGCCGTCGATATCTACCACATGAAAGTGATGCCGACAATTGGGtccctccaccccctccTTATCAACGCAAGGCCGACATCCCTCTGCCAGATGGCCTGCGTCAAACTCTTCTTCCGAGTACCCCAgccgctgctggagctgctgccgAGGCTGCTGGCGACCATGGGCCCGCCAACATCGATGAGCCTCCCCGAAATGATGAACCTGCCACCAACGATACCCCCCAACCAGTCCCAAGAACACGGAGTActcgccaacgccaacgccCTCAATCTATCGCCATATTGCAGAGACTAGGCACAATCACCGGCTCTAGACTAGGTGGGCGAAACAAGAGGAATTCCGTGGTCATTGCTGTCGACCAATACCCGGAAGCTGTTCAACCACCCTCAATGGAACCCTCGGAGTCGGCCTCTCAAGTCGGTCGTCttcctcagcagcagcccacAGTCGCACTGAACGGGGTCCCACAGTCTCCCACCCGGCAGCTGTTTTCGTCATCAAATCAACCTCCCACGGCCAATGCACAGCCGCCGGGCTTCCAATTACCGCTGAATACTTTGGGTGAATCTTACCACCACTCTTACGCTGCCTCTTCACCAAATCTTGCACACATTCCCCAACACGCTGGTCGCTTACAGGCTACTCCTCACGGGTCAAATCAAACTTCTCGACAAATCTCGACGCGCAGGCGAGTGCTCACCGAACCAGGCCGTTGGGCGCCACCGCAAAGCGAGGAATGGCGACGACGCATTGAAGATTGGAATGAAAATACCATAAAGGAAAGGAACCGGTTGAACCGGCGGACGAAAATGTGTATTGTGATGTAG
- a CDS encoding uncharacterized protein (ID:PFLUO_004381-T1.cds;~source:funannotate), with translation MVVSKRPNFLLIVADDLGFSDVGAFGGEIQTPNIDSLADSGVRMTDFHTASMCSPTRSMLLSGTDNHIAGLGQMEFWGRGRDPPVPWSKLPGYEGYLNFRVAALPEILQDAGYYTTMAGKWHLGLTPERSPHARGFDRSFALLPGGSSHYAYEPKKPDGTPVFAHWASLYYEDDKKVEAKDFPDSFYSSDHFSTRLIDFLEEREASKELKEKPFFAFLPFTAPHWPLQAPEANVKKYKGVYDEGPDVLRQSRLRRQVELGILSENVESHPVEAETKEWDDMSAEEKEYSAKTMEVFAGMVDRMDENIGRVLDKIKAAGEWDNTFVLFMSDNGAEGAIVEAIPMTGDIIKKSIDKSYNNDVQNLGNYDSFCWYGPRWAQAATAPSRMHKGFVTEGGIRCPAIVQYPPFLQASKAKGITESFTTVMDILPTILDLAGISHPGATFRGREVVPVKGRSWISHLSGHSPRVHDQDYITGWELFFHQAIRRGDWKAVFIPKPKGPEKWQLYNMEKDPGEVHDLADQEPEMLNELIKYWMAYVAEFGVFLREELEEGYVLPKGP, from the exons ATGGTTGTTAGTAAACGCCCCAATTTTCTACTGatcgtcgccgacgacctcggcTTCTCAGACGTCGGCGCATTTGGAGGAGAGATTCAAACGCCTAACATCGACTCTCTGGCGGACAGCGGGGTGCGAATGACCGATTTTCATACCGCATCCATGTGCTCACCCACTCGCTCTATGCTGCTGTCGGGTACAGACAACCATATCGCGGGACTTGGACAGATGGAGTTCTGGGGTCGGGGCCGCGATCCACCCGTTCCTTG GTCTAAGCTGCCAGGCTACGAAGGCTACTTGAACTTCAGGGTTGCCGCGCTTCCTGAGATACTCCAAGATGCAGGGTATTACACTACTATGGCGGGCAAGTGGCATCTAGGCCTGACACCCGAACGGTCTCCCCATGCTAGAGGGTTCGATCGCTCGTTTGCCTTGCTCCCCGGCGGTTCCAGTCATTATGCCTATGAACCTAAGAAGCCCGATGGTACGCCTGTGTTTGCCCATTGGGCGAGTTTATACTACGAGGACgacaagaaggtcgaggCCAAGGACTTCCCAGACAGCTTTTACTCCTCGGATCATTTTTCTACAAGATTGATAGATTTCTTGGAGGAGCGAGAGGCGAGCAAGGAGCTAAAAGAGAAGcctttctttgccttccttCCTTTTACCGCGCCTCACTGGCCCCTGCAAGCCCCAGAGGCCAACGTCAAGAAGTACAAGGGAGTGTATGATGAAGGCCCGGACGTCCTCCGCCAGTCCAGGCTGAGAAGACAGGTCGAGCTTGGTATTCTGTCAGAAAACGTTGAATCACACCCTGTCGAAGCCGAGACAAAGGAATGGGACGACATGTCtgcagaggagaaggagtaTTCAGCTAAGACGATGGAGGTATTCGCTGGAATGGTCGATAGGATGGACGAGAATATTGGCCGAGTACTTGACAAAATCAAAGCGGCCGGTGAGTGGGATAACACATTCGTCCTGTTCATGTCCGACAACGGCGCCGAGGGTGCAATCGTGGAGGCCATTCCAATGACGGGAGATATCATTAAGAAGAGCATTGATAAATCCTACAATAACGACGTCCAGAATCTGGGCAACTACGACTCATTTTGCTGGTATGGTCCGCGCTGGGCTCAAGCAGCGACGGCTCCGTCGAGAATGCATAAGGGGTTTGTGACTGAAGGCGGAATCCGCTGCCCAGCCATCGTCCAGTACCCGCCTTTCCTACAGGCCTCCAAGGCAAAGGGAATCACAGAGTCATTTACTACAGTCATGGACATCCTTCCAACAATCCTCGATTTAGCAGGTATTTCCCATCCAGGGGCCACATTCAGAGGACGTGAGGTGGTACCAGTGAAAGGCAGGTCCTGGATCTCTCATCTATCGGGCCACAGCCCGCGCGTCCACGACCAGGATTACATTACGGGCTGGGAACTGTTCTTTCACCAGGCCATAAGGCGTGGGGATTGGAAAGCAGTGTTCATTCCAAAGCCAAAAGGGCCCGAGAAGTGGCAGCTTTATAATATGGAGAAGGACCCCGGCGAGGTCCATGACTTGGCGGATCAAGAACCGGAAATGCTCAATGAGTTGATTAAATACTGGATGGCTTACGTTGCCGAGTTTGGAGTATTTTT GCGAGAGGAGTTAGAAGAGGGCTACGTGCTTCCGAAGGGGCCTTAG